A portion of the Sphingobacterium spiritivorum genome contains these proteins:
- the aroC gene encoding chorismate synthase: MAGNSFGEVFRITTFGESHGEAIGVIIDGCPSNIEIDETFIQSELDKRKPGQSKITTQRKESDTAKILSGVFEGKSTGTPIALVIPNEDQRSKDYSHIQNKFRPSHADYTYHMKYGNRDYRGGGRSSARETAARVAAGAVAKLFLKQLGIEIFAHVSSVGKIDAPNLDHSDLSTLLEQRENNIVRCVDPATANEMISFIDGIRKAGDTVGGKISTVIRNVPAGLGEPVFDKLHADLAKAMMSINAVHGFEYGSGFEGSQMIGSEHNDIFLTENQDLDHVHTITNFSGGIQGGISNGMDITFRTAFKPVATIMRDQETVNTEGESVSISGKGRHDPCVVPRAVVIVEAMAALVITDHLLRQKSYSNARF, translated from the coding sequence ATGGCAGGAAATTCATTTGGAGAAGTATTCAGGATTACGACTTTCGGGGAGTCACACGGCGAAGCTATAGGTGTGATTATTGACGGTTGCCCGTCAAATATCGAAATCGATGAAACTTTCATCCAATCGGAATTGGATAAAAGAAAACCCGGACAATCCAAGATTACAACTCAACGCAAAGAAAGTGATACTGCAAAAATTCTTTCAGGTGTATTTGAAGGAAAATCAACCGGTACCCCAATTGCTCTGGTCATTCCCAATGAAGACCAGCGATCTAAAGACTATTCTCACATACAGAATAAATTCAGACCTTCTCACGCCGACTATACGTATCATATGAAATACGGTAATCGTGATTATCGCGGAGGCGGTCGTTCATCAGCACGAGAAACTGCTGCAAGAGTAGCTGCAGGTGCTGTTGCCAAATTATTTCTAAAACAACTTGGCATTGAAATATTTGCCCACGTGTCTTCTGTAGGAAAGATTGATGCTCCTAACCTGGATCACAGCGATCTGTCTACACTACTGGAACAACGTGAAAATAATATTGTAAGATGCGTAGATCCGGCTACAGCCAATGAAATGATATCATTTATTGACGGCATACGTAAAGCCGGAGATACTGTAGGAGGAAAAATTTCAACAGTTATCCGTAATGTACCTGCGGGATTAGGAGAGCCTGTATTCGACAAATTGCATGCTGATCTTGCCAAAGCTATGATGAGCATCAATGCAGTACACGGATTTGAATACGGATCCGGATTTGAAGGATCACAAATGATAGGATCCGAACATAACGACATTTTTCTGACTGAAAATCAGGACCTGGATCATGTACATACGATTACAAATTTTTCCGGTGGTATACAGGGCGGAATCTCCAATGGTATGGACATTACATTCCGTACTGCATTCAAACCTGTTGCTACTATTATGAGAGATCAGGAAACGGTTAATACCGAAGGAGAGTCTGTAAGTATTTCAGGCAAAGGAAGACACGATCCTTGTGTAGTACCACGTGCAGTAGTTATAGTAGAAGCTATGGCAGCACTCGTGATTACAGACCATTTATTAAGACAAAAAAGTTATTCGAATGCCCGTTTCTAA